The DNA window TGATAGAATTTCTGCGTGGCGAGCAGCGCTTCGATGATGTCGGGGGGTTGGTGGCGCAGATGAACGAGGATGCCGCGGCGGCACGGCGAATTCTGGCGGGCGGTTAGCGTCGGGGGTTGGATGGCGCGACACGCTTGACCGCCTCGCGTGTTCCGCTACGATCCGCCCGGTTTTCATGCAGGGACGACGGGGGCCGGATTCTCTTGCGCCGGGCGACATCGATCGCCTGGAGGCGCCAGGGCAGGCCGACAGGGGAAGTGATGAGCGAGCGTTCAGGATCGAATGGCGGCGACTACAAATCGACGGTGTTTCTGCCGAAGACGGAGTTTCCGATGCGGGCGGGTCTGCCGGCGAAGGAGCCGGGCATCCTGAAGTCGTGGGAAGACGGCGATCTCTACGGCCGGCTGCGGGCGCAATCGAAGGGCCGGCTACGCTGGGTCCTGCATGACGGGCCCCCCTATGCCAATGGCAATATCCATATCGGCACGGGGATGAACAAGATCCTCAAGGATATCGTGGTCCGGACGCATCAGATGTCGGGTTATGATGCCGTCTATGTGCCGGGTTGGGATTGTCATGGCCTTCCGATCGAATGGAAGGTCGAGGAAGGCTATCGCGCCAAGGGCCTGGACAAGGATGCCGTGCCGATCGTCGACTTTCGCCAGGAGTGCCGGGATTTTGCGCAAAGCTGGATCGGCGTCCAGGCGGAAGAATTCCGGTCGCTGGGCGTGATCGGCGACTGGTCGGCGCCCTATACGACAATGACCCGGCCGGCCGAAGCCCAGATCGTTCGCGAGATTCACAAGTTCACGCTGTCCGGCGACCTTTATCGCGGGCTGAGGCCGGTGATGTGGTCGGTGGTCGAAAAAACCGCCCTGGCCGAGGCCGAGGTCGAATACCACGACCATAAATCCCCGACGATCTGGGTTCGGTTCCCGATCACGGCGCCGTCTGTTCCGGCACTGGACGGCGCGAGTGTGGTCATCTGGACCACGACGCCCTGGACGATCCCGTGCAACCGGGCTGTGGCCGCGTCGCCGGAGATCGATTATAGCGTAGTCGAGGTGACGGCCGTCGAAGACGGCGCCCGCGCCACCGTGGGTGAGCGTCTTGTCCTGGCCGACGAGCTGATCGAAGACGTTGCTGCGGCGGCCGGCATCACAGGCTGGGAGCGCCGGGCGTCGCTTGGCGGGTCGGACCTCGTCAGCACCGTGTGCGCTCATCCTTTCGCTGATCTCGGATTCGACTTCGAGGTTCCGGTTCTGGCGGGCGATTTCGTCACGACGGAGCAGGGAACCGGGCTGGTTCATATCGCTCCTGCCCACGGCGCCGACGACTTCGAACTCGGTCGCCGTCACGGTCTGCCGCTGATCGAGACCATGACCGAGGACGGCGTCTACACCGACCGGATTCCCTATTTTGCCGGTAAACGGGTGCTGATGCCCGACGGCAAACCGGGCGACGCCAACGGCGCCGTGATCGGGGCGCTCAACGAGGGTGGCGGCCTGCTGGCCAAGGGGTCGCTGCGGCACAATTACCCCCATTCCTGGCGTTCCAAGGCGCCGCTGATCTTTCGGGCGACCGCGCAGTGGTTCATCCCGATGGATCGCAGCGGCCTGCGGGACACGGCGCTGAAGGCGCTGTCGAACACGCGGTTCGTGCCGGAAGGCGGCCGGACGCGCCTGACCTCGATGGTCGAAAGCCGCCCCGACTGGTGCATCAGCCGCCAGCGCGCCTGGGGTGTGCCGATCGCCATTTTCGTGGAACGCAGCACCGGAGAGCCGCTGCGCGATGACGCGGTCTGCGAGCGCATCGCCGACGCATTCGAACAGGAAGGTTCCGATGCATGGTTCACGTCGCCGCCGGAACGGTTTCTGGGCGATGGCCATGATCCCGCGGCCTACGATCAGGTTTTCGACATCGTCGATGTGTGGTTCGAAAGCGGCTCGACCCATTCCTTTGTGCTGGAAGCGCGCGACGATCTGAAATGGCCGGCCGACCTCTATCTCGAAGGATCCGACCAACATCGCGGCTGGTTTCAGTCATCGCTGCTGGAAAGTTGCGGCACCCGGGGCCGGGCGCCCTACGACGCCGTGCTGACCCATGGGTTCGTCCTGGACGAGCATGGCCGCAAGATGTCGAAGTCGCTTGGCAATGTCGTGGCACCCCAGGAAGTCCAGAAGAAATACGGCGCCGATATCCTGCGCCTGTGGGTGGTCTCGTCCGACTTCTCCGAAGACGTCAAGATCGGCGACGAAATCCTGAAAGGCCAGACCGACGCCTATCGCCGGTTCCGGAACACGCTGCGCTATCTGTTGGGCGCCGTGAACG is part of the Fodinicurvata sp. EGI_FJ10296 genome and encodes:
- the ileS gene encoding isoleucine--tRNA ligase; this encodes MSERSGSNGGDYKSTVFLPKTEFPMRAGLPAKEPGILKSWEDGDLYGRLRAQSKGRLRWVLHDGPPYANGNIHIGTGMNKILKDIVVRTHQMSGYDAVYVPGWDCHGLPIEWKVEEGYRAKGLDKDAVPIVDFRQECRDFAQSWIGVQAEEFRSLGVIGDWSAPYTTMTRPAEAQIVREIHKFTLSGDLYRGLRPVMWSVVEKTALAEAEVEYHDHKSPTIWVRFPITAPSVPALDGASVVIWTTTPWTIPCNRAVAASPEIDYSVVEVTAVEDGARATVGERLVLADELIEDVAAAAGITGWERRASLGGSDLVSTVCAHPFADLGFDFEVPVLAGDFVTTEQGTGLVHIAPAHGADDFELGRRHGLPLIETMTEDGVYTDRIPYFAGKRVLMPDGKPGDANGAVIGALNEGGGLLAKGSLRHNYPHSWRSKAPLIFRATAQWFIPMDRSGLRDTALKALSNTRFVPEGGRTRLTSMVESRPDWCISRQRAWGVPIAIFVERSTGEPLRDDAVCERIADAFEQEGSDAWFTSPPERFLGDGHDPAAYDQVFDIVDVWFESGSTHSFVLEARDDLKWPADLYLEGSDQHRGWFQSSLLESCGTRGRAPYDAVLTHGFVLDEHGRKMSKSLGNVVAPQEVQKKYGADILRLWVVSSDFSEDVKIGDEILKGQTDAYRRFRNTLRYLLGAVNGFDAAAEAVAPADMPELERWVLHRLHEMDRLIRDAVDAFDFHAMASALHNFCANDLSAFYLDIRKDSLYCDGATDITRRSARTVMDLVLTHLTTWLAPILCFTAEEVWRTRHGADADSVHLQLYPEVRADWRDDALAEKWALVRRVRRVVTGALEVERVEKRIGSSLQAHPTVHVSDDLRRNVEGMNLGDICITSNLTLTTVPAPADAYRLDDVPDVAVVPTVADGEKCARCWKVLPEVTAGPHTDLCNRCADVVDQQAREAV